The following nucleotide sequence is from Microbulbifer sp. A4B17.
GGGCATCCATCAGCACATCGTGCCGCTTGCCGCGCTTTTGCCCTTCGGTTTTACGGGCGACTGTAGGGTTCGCCCGCAGGCGAAAGGCCAGCCGATCGCCGGGGTTTAAGCAGGGCTCGAAGATTTTAGTCTCTACCAAAAATATCGGATTGTCCTGCGCAGGCCGGGCTTTTGACAGCAGGTAATACACCGGTAGATTGCGTTTGCTAAGCAGCTGTTCCCGCGAGGATTCCTCACGAAATAGAAAACGCTCATCACCATCAAAAAGATCCCACAAGATTTGATGAATACCGTAGCTATTTTCGCTGAGCAACCGTGCCAGCTGCTTCTGCACCGCCAGCGAGGGAGATAGTTGAACTCTGGATAAATACATAGCCGCTCCCTTAAGACTGCCAGAGATTTTCAATACGCGGCTGGAACTGCCAGCGCTTGCGAGATAGGGGCTGATCGAGACGGCTAAGCCGCTGTACAGATCCGGCTGAAAACTCTCCATCTTCCGCAGAGAAATCATCCAAGCTACCCTCCCAGTAGTAACGACAACTCTCTTCAGTGGGCAACCAGCGCTCCTGCCGGGCCCATTCCGGTTGGTAATCTAGCAGTTCCGGGGATTCGTAATGATCCAGGGCACTGCGGAAATTGTCCGCACCGATCACCCGTGCGGCAGTGGGGGCTGAAAGGGGAAATGCCTTGCGCCCCAGGTAGAGGTGATACTTTGGTCGGGCCAGGGCTTCACACAACTCCGCCAGAGTCCAGTTAGCCTCCTCACAGGATCGCAGAGCCACTACCGCCTGCGCATCCACCAGATACTCCCTGCGGGATAACAGGGTTCCCAGGCGTGCTTTCCCTACAACCAGCTCATCCCGGCGTGTATGGTAGCGACGCTTGCCGGCGGAATCTGGGACCTGCACCGTGTGGAAATCCTTCAGCAAAGTACCTACATTCAGTACCTTTACCGCCTGGCGATATTGCTGGGCCAGGTTCTGGTGTAAGTCCTCTCGCTCCCGGGGTATCCCCAGTGCCGCACCAAATAGTCCCGCAATAGCGGATTTACCCGGATAGTGTGCGCTATGGCGGGACTCCCCCACAGCCACGTTCCCCCAGGAAGCCATGGCACCGTAAAGACGAAATACTAGGTATTCCATAGCGCCACCTACTCGCTGACAAAGGCTAAAAGTTCCTTGATATTACCTTCACCAGTTACGGCATTGAGAACATAGCGACTATCGGCACAATCCCCGTACACATTATCGAAACTCTGCAATTGCTTTTGCAGTGCATCAATAGCGTCATGGGCGTAATCCTCGCTATAGCGATCAACGGGCTTCAGGTAAGCCGCAGATAGAGAGCGCGGTTGCTGGTCACCAGCTTCGGCAACAACATAAGAGGCATAGGCGCGGCTGGCATAGCTGTTTTGTTTACCGCTGGGGGAAACTTTAAGAATTGTCTCAGTCAGCGCAGCTACGGCTCGATCGGC
It contains:
- the cas5e gene encoding type I-E CRISPR-associated protein Cas5/CasD; its protein translation is MEYLVFRLYGAMASWGNVAVGESRHSAHYPGKSAIAGLFGAALGIPREREDLHQNLAQQYRQAVKVLNVGTLLKDFHTVQVPDSAGKRRYHTRRDELVVGKARLGTLLSRREYLVDAQAVVALRSCEEANWTLAELCEALARPKYHLYLGRKAFPLSAPTAARVIGADNFRSALDHYESPELLDYQPEWARQERWLPTEESCRYYWEGSLDDFSAEDGEFSAGSVQRLSRLDQPLSRKRWQFQPRIENLWQS